The Anopheles maculipalpis chromosome 3RL, idAnoMacuDA_375_x, whole genome shotgun sequence genomic sequence AGCCCGGCAAGGGTAACCGGAGACAAGGGCGCAGACGAACGAAAGAGACCACGCTGCTCCGAAAACTGCTCTGTGCCGCGTGTGACAGACAAGAACGGGGCTCATTCTCGTGACTCGCGCATCGTCATCAACGGCTCGTCATTGCCGACACAACATACACACCCCTTCCGCTTAGGGTTGGGGGGTGGGGGTGGGGTTGGATGTGGACAGCACACACTCAACTTACTAAGCCGCGATGGGggcaaaaaaaacggacaactcaaacatcagcagcaaagatcagcagaaaaaaaacataccaaaCCGAGAGAGTGCCACTTGTAGTGCTGTTGTGGTTGCAGAAGCGTGTGGCAGAAGAGATAAATTAGCGCGCGAAACGATTTGTTCGGGGTTCGGTCAACGGGCAAGCAACACCTGGAGTACGGAGTAATTAGATTAAGTAGTTTGCGTGATAAAAACAGCATCTCATCGGTACAATCGGAGCAAGGGATCGAACGTGCGTCATTTTACGCAATTTTAATTGGAAGTGTTACACGCACTCTTCCTTAACATTTCATTACATCACAGTGTGGTGTGTCACATTGGGTTTGATCTGATATGAGGTgtgtgtgataaaaaaaaaaacaatgaccTAATCATCAGGTCTACCCAAGCAGGGAAAATCCCCTTTTTTCTAATTAAATACGGTTGCAAAGATGTTATTTTAGACAACCTTTTTTCCTCCTAAGGACCTCCAGCAAATTTCTCCAAGGATTTTTCAGCACAAAATTCAAGAAGAAGTGTTTACAACAAGCTGTTCAAGATTATCGAGTTCCTTGAAGAGTTTCTAACAAACGGACATGGATTTGGATAACATCCTGGATCAATTATTTCAACCCAAGAGAGGTACTTCTCTCCATGGTATAAAGATTTTCTGATTGATCTCCAGATCACCACAAGCAGATGCAGATCATGATCAAAAGATCATGCATAGCACGTGAGGATTAACCAGGATTATAGCTCTAAGAAACCTTGTGGAGTCTTGCCTATCCAAATAAATTCTCGACCAGGATCCTCATTATCTGAGAAACGTTATTGTTTCTTAGGaaatcattcttcttctttgcttaaagaccttctaggtcacaccggccatctaatggcttactagacttcattataccacgtagttggatggtcagaCCTCATCACTACGGatggaacggtccggatgggttttgaagcCTCGGATCCTGTCGGGTGAAGATTAGAGCCATCATGCGTTGGTCATGAAAATGTccccgattttttttttttgagaaacaATTTAGGTGATCAATATAATATTAATcaatataatataatatcaatataatataatattcTTTCAATATAAATTGCATATTCGAAACAGCAAAAGATCATATGACATGATCGATACGCTTCCGACGATCGATCAATGCAAGAAAATGTGATTCTCGTTGCGATCTACTTACCCGGGGCTTGTTTTCTGCGACGATGAGCTagtatttcttttcttgttgaaTAGCAGCTTGTTAAACAGGGCCATCATATATTTATAGTCCAAAAAAGCTCGACTGGCTCGATACGATTGCAGCGACACCGAAATGCCCGGTGCAGGCAGCGGTCCGTCTGCAatctttcttcctttcgctTCTGTTTGCGCTGCTTCACACACCTTAGCCACAACCAATGTACGTGCGACAATCGCatgaaaaattgcttcaaaattcACAACCGGTAAGATCGCTTCTAAACGCACCTTAGACACTGCACTCTTACAGCGGCATGAAGATGCgcatttttggcggatttacaTATTCGTTTATTTCGTACGCTCACTGAAACACTTGTTGCAGCATTGTGGCCCGCCTGGTACGGGTCCAATCACAACCAGCAGATGAGGATAAACTTCCATTACAACACCGTTTCGAGATAAACTCCTTACTGTTGTAATACGCACGATCCTACGCTAGGAATGGTATCCTTTCATTATCTAAGGGTCTCACATTACCCCAGCTAATTTCTCCCAAATGACGTCGATAACGATGCACTGCATGACGCTGCTTCACTTTGGCAAAATGACTTACTATATGACCAACGTccgattttaaaaacaaacgcgcgcgcgGGCGCTATACTGTCCGTCGGGGTTGGTCGATCGTACGCAACTGGCAGGAACATACACGGGGACCATCGCCCAGTGTTGTTTTGCGCTGCAAAGTTAAGCCACAGTGGACCGCCAGTATCGTCTCACCACCCCcttcctacacacacacacacacattcactctGTCTCTCTACTTTATCTTCGGTTTATAGTGATGGCGCACGCGCAGTTCCCTGCACCATCAGGACGTGCACGTCACGAGGTAGTGTAATTCGCGGGTACGCGGACTACTTTGCCATCTCATCCGTCTCACCTTCGAAACGGATACATTTGTGCCAATTAGTAGTGGTTGTCAGGATTTAATCTACTGCCTCGAACCGTCCCACCGAGTGCGTAGagattgtgtgtgcgtttgtgagtgtgtcttTGCCGGTCACTAATGCTTTCGACGATTGGTTCACATTTTCACATCGATTTCGCTTATCGGTTAGGACGACAGGCGACGACGTCGACAAAGATTGGGATGCTGATTGGATCCGGTTAAAGAGCGCCCACGAGCCCGGGACGGACGGCGCcaaattcattcaaaaattcctattcacacacaaccacacacaggcCCGCCGGCGTAATCGTTTCGCGTTGTTTCCATAATTACCGGCGGTTGGGTTCAACAGGATGCTTTCTTGTGTTTACTGGCTGAGTAATGGATGAAAGGTTCCACATCCCTACGGATCGGACACAGAGAAAAGGTTGGGCAAATTATTTGGCTGGTGATGGAATGTATgacaaacaataacaatgcCCCGGCTTCGCTGTTTGCTTGCTTACGTAGTGCTGACCGCACGCCAGTCATATgattcgtctcctgcaccacATCACTACCGCACCTCATCACGCTGACCCATCATAACTTGGCGTGCTGCATTTACGTTGCAGCAGCCGAACGCAATCTTCTACGACGCTACCAAGACGCATATTTTCATTACACTTTTTCATCACATTACTATCAAAGGAACGGAATTTCGGTCATCGGTAGCTGTTTCCGTAATTAGATTAATAATCTAGCAGCTTGCTTCGTTCGCTTCTCAACCCGACGTACGACGACGTTCcgccatcagcatcatcggtCAGCCAAAATCACTTGTTGCAGACGAAGAGCTAACGCTTGATTGTTGCCTGTAGCGTTTTCGGTCACTTGTGGCGCATATTGTGCACCGTTTTGTTGCCCTTGTTGCACAACCtaaataatgcaaaacttttgctaatacaaaatgaaagtgaaccaaacgaaaccaaaaacaaactgaacaaatcttcttcttttgttctgtttttttttttggttccatttGCGGTTGACATTTTGAACGGATGGTTGGTTTATACTTGCTGGTGCTATTCGTATGTTATTTTAAGCATTTAGTTTTGCTATACttttatattttctcttttcttttaacaaGCTTTCATAATTTAAGCGCGCGTTTTATGCGTAGggaatataaaattaaaaagaacaaGAATCAGCTGATTTCAATCGGTCAGCAGCAAACGGCAATCCGGAACCACCCTGTGGTGATACATGACAGCTGATCAGTTTTAAAAAgggaacaaacaaaccaaactagACAAACTTTACCGCCAAACAGCGGtatttttgcagtttttcagacaaaaaaaaaatagtctgTTTCAAACGTTATTTTAATTATCGAAAAAGTTGgtaatttatatttcatttgTAAAGAAACTGTCCAATCTATAACAACTTACAGAGGCCTAGGATTTTGTTGCAAACGATACTATCCAGAATTTGCTAATAAATCGACTGCAATACATTGCAGTATACATTGCCTTGAGCAAGACGGAGAAGAATCTTCAACACGTGTAGAAAGAATCAGCCCCTCAACAATAATGTAATGCACTGAACATCTTATGGCTGGAAATGATGGTAAACCGTAAATCTGTTTACAGcccgcaacagcaacaattaatttctttatcTATCTTAGTTTAACTTCCTTTCAGCAATGAAGGTACTGCACGATGGAGAATGATCGCAACGGTTCCAAAGATTACCATTCGAAATcaagacaaaacaaccaaGGATCGATACACATGATCGACCACGCCTACCATATGCCCGTTAGTTCAACTTATTTGCGCGATGCGGAAGTATCAGACACTGATGGACCGATTTTTGATGCGGAAGGACAAGAGACTTCGGACGACGAAGTGTATATCATGGAAGTGATAAATTGGAATGAGGAAGTAGAACTCAGTCAGCAAGAGGATTTGAATGCATGGGATGGCGCTCTGGTAGCAGAAAACGGAGATGAAGATGTGAGTTCCGGAGGTGAATGGAGTGTTAACGTGTTAAGGCGCAATCGAGATTGGAACGATACGGAGAGTGAAGAATCGGAACAGAGCGAACATATAACAGGAAACGATAGCGCAGCAATGGTGGAAGTTGATTGGAACGTTGAGGTATTAGATACGGAAACAGACTGGAATGAAGATATCGCATGCTGTGATCCGGTGAGCGAAGCGGCACCATCACCAGCATCAAATGATTGGAATGTGGAGGTTCTAGAACAGCCTGTCGAATATGATTGGTCAACCGATTTGGATGATACGGACGATGAGAGAACGTTTCAATGCAGTCTTTGCGAAAAACAGTACCTAAACAAGAGTAGCTTAACGAAGCATATGTTTTTGGTGCATAATAAGCGGCTTAGCCCGTGCAGGAATAGCTATATCAGTTGAGGGTTCATAGAAGATacgttcaacaaaaaaatgtcactTTTTGTGATTTTACCAATAtgtataaattaataataaacttacctttggtaggcgTTTCGGATCGTATACTTCATacgtttttccattttcaatcaGTTTATCAGAAGCAAATTTatatttctcttcttttcgGTACCAGTTCGTTGCAAAATCTACCTCCTAAACATCATGTTTCTCTTTCCCCCACTATCCACATCGTAAACCTAGAGCTATCAGAGAAGACGGAGTATTTATAAAATCTATTCCTATTCCTGATTCAAGTGCCATTAGAAGCTTCTATTGCTTttcaaattgtgtgtgtgtgcgtgtttggtaTTGTTACTCATTTGTTACTGtattagaaaaagaaaacaatggaAGGATAGAAAAGTTCGTGAAGGAGGAAGCATAGTATTACTAAACGGTTGGGGAGAAAAACGGTCAAAAGTGATCTTCTTGGTTGgattttcatcttttcgtCTGCTTAAAACTTTGGCAACATTCTTACCTTCGATTCTAAAGGTTGGCATTTGTTCGTGTTTAGTTGAacgtctttttcttttcggttatTTGGTGATCACATTACGATACTTTCAATTGGTTGTGCAGAAGACGGTGGCTGAAGAAATGGTGAGACGGAATAGAGACATTGTTCTTATTATACTGATTTAAATGGTTTTAAGAAGAAAAGTAGCAATAATTAGTTTCTGTTCTGTCGTACTACATCCTCTATACGCACTGTAAGACTGTTTCTTCGACTAGTATTACCGGTGTACTTCCTTTGCCTTTAATATAATACGCTACACACGCTGGACGCTGGGAAGCTTCTTAAGCTATTCgttatttttaaagttataCGTTACGTGTTCCTCGAGctataaattttttattccCACAGTTTAACTTTTTCATACGGACGCAAGTTCATCTTTAAACGCTTTAATTCTAATCCCGCTGCTTGCttgcctacacacacacacacacacatacttaaCTCAACTCCGCCACGTTTGCGCGAAAAGAGGAATGACAATAAATAGAACGCACACAATTGAGGATGAACATTAAGTTAGCTAATAATACGAGGATAAAACGTACGCAAACGAACGCGATGAAACAGAagcgcaacaaacaaaacaataaccgCAGCAACCGGTCGAGAGCATtacttatttgtttaaaacacAATATCACAAAGTTTGTTTCCGGTTTCTGTTTCCGGACAAAACAACCACCCCGAAGACGCTCGCTGTTTGATCGCTGTACGAAAATCTCTATCGATTTACGGGAAATTTTGGGCAATTACTGCCTCTAACAGAGTATGTAAGGAGTGTAACATTAAAGATAAAGAAATGTcccgcaacaaaaaatcgaacgaCCGGACAGGACCGATTGATGTCTGGCTTAATAGTAGCGTTAAATTAATAGTGTACTTCACTAACAAAATGGAAGCTTTCTCCCCGTGTAGCATCTTTGCGTCTTAAAGCCTCTCCCCTTTTGCTTTGTAAAACAATGGTTTGCTTATtaaccaccaacacacatacactagtGCTCCTTCTTGGTGTTATCCTTTGGTCCGCCGGAAGGAagatggttgttgttgttgttattgttactgtggttattgttattgttcaaCTTTATCGCCTCGTTAACGCTCTTTGGAAGTGTCGCATTAATGTTGCCAAACGAACGCCGTTTCAGACTAGCAACGTCATACTCCGCATTGATGTTATTACACTTGATCACGTCCTTTCTTTCCGGTGTGCGCTGGTGCACACTGTGTGCCTCGAGATTGTTCGAAATTAGTACTTGTTGAGCTTTCGTTTGCCGGCCACTACTATCCTCGGTCTGCTCCTCTTCTTCATCCGCCATTGGAGCCGAGCTTAAGTCTGACGCCATTTCATCCACCTTTGCTGACGCTTTTCGAACCGTCCCCGTCGGTTGACCTTGCTTTTGGTGCAGATGTTGTAACAGTACCACCTTCGTCTTTAGTACACCGGCCGGTCCATCAATGTTGGTAATCCAGAACCGGCGTGCAGTGAGCATACATACGTCCTTTACGTACAGCACGCAGGCAAAGACCTTGTACAGCACACCGTACACCGTGTCGTACTCGTTCGGGATGATACCATCGACCGAGCTTTCGAAGTAGCTAAACATGGGAAACCATATGCGTGTTCGGTTGGAATCGTGTGACATAAGGGCCTGTAAGTGTAAGCGTCAGAAACAGAACAGTTATCAAATGCAATTCTGATGAAGGGAaggacaaacaaaaagcacacacctGATTGTTGGCTAGGGTGTGATAGTACAGAAATAGTCGTGACGTTATGTAGAACGCCACAAACACGTCAATGGAGTAATGTTCGTGGGCGGCCAGAATGAAGAATATTCCAAACATGTTCAGCAGCCAGGTGAGCGTATGCAGGAAGTACAGATTCCGGGGGGTATCTATTGGGCGGAGGAAAAGAATCGgaaattggaagaaaacaaaaccaaaatggatgaaaaaggTGAATTCTGGAAACCTAATGCCACCAGTACGTACATTCGGTGATGAAGAAGTTAAGCAATGTCAGGGCGACGGTGTGCCCACTGAACATGTAGTCACCGCAAGTACGAACGCCCTGTATGGACATGCCCAGTCCGCTCCAGATTGTGTAGGCACGACTGATTCGAAGGTAAATCATTTCCGTTATACGCACGCTGTGGACGAGGAGAAGAGTTTTATTgtgattaaaattgattttaacatTTATAACTCCTGTCTTATCACACTTACTTGCTGTCGTCGAATTTATGATCGTGTGGCGTACATTCTAGATGCGTTCCCGGAACGCTCAGGGACGTAATTAGCATCGTAACACAGCGCAGCAGAAACACGGTACCGGCCAAGGCGAAGAAACGGCGCAACAGCACCATCCTGTGGAAGAAGGTAACCCCTATCAGAGCCTGGCCACTACCGTTTGCATAAGAATGTGCTAGAAACAGATAAAAGAAGGCACTCACCGATGCTTGTGCACCACCAGAACGCACATCCAGATACAGAACAGTATCGTGCCAGTTACCTCACACATGTGGAAAGCCCACGGTATGTGGGGCACGTTGTCGAGGAAGATGTCCGGCAGCGGTGGGTACTTCTTCATGTCCGGTACTCGTTcgtgcaccaccaccattacgaACGCGGTGATCCAGGTAACTAGAAAGGCGTAACCTGTACCGGAAGGGAGGACAGAGAGCAGACGAGAAGGAGCAAATTAACACACAACTATCAGCAACAATGGCGGTGGACAGTGGAAAGTGGACCATAAACCTGTGCGCCCCCATGGCATCAGCAGGTCACCCATGCAGCTTGCAAGCGGAGAAAGCAAGGCAAACAGATTGCAAGAGGAGGCCCCAATAGGTGGTTGAATCACCACCAGAGCCTGAAGCGtgcagattttttattttttttgctttcgttccgTTTCAATCTCATCTCTGTTCGCTGGACGCTTTTCCATCATACGGTGGAAGGAATTACCGAGTTTCGTGTTTTACACAACGAATATTATTGTACCGGTGTAGCCATCAACGTGCTGAGTAAATCTCCATCATCTCTTCGGAAGGTTTAGCTTATGCAATGTGGTGTGTGCGAAGAGCATAGGACGGAaaaaggtacattttgatatGGATACACACGCGCTGCCTccgaaaacaaaccacaaaatgTTGGTTTGTAATATGTTATGTTAACATTGCGCTCTTTCTTGGAGCTATTAACATGTACTTTGTTTCGGAGGTATTAGACAATTTGaggttttgcaaaacattgcaaaaacATGGGACTtgttttttggcttaacgatctccaGGTCATCCTGCTAAATTATGTCTTAGAAGACGTCACAGTCTCGTCTCGTAGTCTCGCCATTAGATCGCCCATACGATGTAGCAGGTCGTTAATtccagaaaaagaaggaaaagactTTAGTCTGGATTTTTTGCAGGTTACGACGGACGAAAATGTGGCAAGTAAACTATTTCaccatcgaaaaaaaatccgcaCAACAGCGGACCTTACTAACAAGGAACGATCCAGATGATCCATAGTTTGCACAATTGATGGAATAAGAATAGAATTGGATCGTGTATATGGGACATATGGTGTAAGTTGAAGCCGTTACTATACTGCCGTTCTTAAGCGTCGTGGGTTACTTGTGGAAGGCTCAGAAATCTAGATTCTACAATAGCGCCAAAGTAGCATCAgatataacaggttggctgataagtccccggtttaacaaagaaaaacacatttttttgtcaaaattcgtttttattattcaacatagttcccttcaagagcgatgcaacgattataacgaccttccaattttttgataccattttggtagtactccttcggttt encodes the following:
- the LOC126560924 gene encoding uncharacterized protein LOC126560924, with product MIDHAYHMPVSSTYLRDAEVSDTDGPIFDAEGQETSDDEVYIMEVINWNEEVELSQQEDLNAWDGALVAENGDEDVSSGGEWSVNVLRRNRDWNDTESEESEQSEHITGNDSAAMVEVDWNVEVLDTETDWNEDIACCDPVSEAAPSPASNDWNVEVLEQPVEYDWSTDLDDTDDERTFQCSLCEKQYLNKSSLTKHMFLVHNKRLSPCRNSYIS
- the LOC126561783 gene encoding ceramide phosphoethanolamine synthase-like, with product MSSQKYAYDIGQLLKNLNATTYIPPSTMDINSSNSTRTSPTMPDHQHNALSVLSWTSEHVSEWARKEGLSRRIIEWIAREDVDGRCLLAITEQDVHDLPQHCAMQLRFGDIKRFWFATRLLQRQHLTTTGPLGLAGLWAPEYSMNGNDMPSAGHHPLHPHHHPQQHHPAGTHGTPHHPSSSLHHHPHHASLLSSMGTSYGSVGYSYSDLERISPPMSIDGCATCIQPEFFKTMISLGYAFLVTWITAFVMVVVHERVPDMKKYPPLPDIFLDNVPHIPWAFHMCEVTGTILFCIWMCVLVVHKHRMVLLRRFFALAGTVFLLRCVTMLITSLSVPGTHLECTPHDHKFDDSNVRITEMIYLRISRAYTIWSGLGMSIQGVRTCGDYMFSGHTVALTLLNFFITEYTPRNLYFLHTLTWLLNMFGIFFILAAHEHYSIDVFVAFYITSRLFLYYHTLANNQALMSHDSNRTRIWFPMFSYFESSVDGIIPNEYDTVYGVLYKVFACVLYVKDVCMLTARRFWITNIDGPAGVLKTKVVLLQHLHQKQGQPTGTVRKASAKVDEMASDLSSAPMADEEEEQTEDSSGRQTKAQQVLISNNLEAHSVHQRTPERKDVIKCNNINAEYDVASLKRRSFGNINATLPKSVNEAIKLNNNNNHSNNNNNNNHLPSGGPKDNTKKEH